From a region of the Colius striatus isolate bColStr4 chromosome 22, bColStr4.1.hap1, whole genome shotgun sequence genome:
- the LOC133627582 gene encoding ciliary microtubule associated protein 1A-like, which yields MVEAQKGPWVGPWRPHRPRGPIMAQFTSPGPKYSLPGTTGCQDHCITKAKAPAYTMRGAKAPAPQSCSPGPAYYIPASITRNGKYVAPAQHICGRPKEKTEVTPGPGDYSTEESCKHLYKRAPAQSMSFRHKAKTQQGPGPAAYTLPRQLGPHTACSPASPCYSLRGKSERGSFAEDLSKTPGPAAFPKVQLDTYKTRAPAYTMGTKTAPGGQGRSPGPADYSLGKVTLIKSQAPAPTFGIRHSPYTLPLLL from the exons ATGGTCGAGGCTCAGAAAGGGCCCTGGGTGGGCCCCTGGAGACCCCACCGGCCCCGCGGCCCCATCATGGCCCAGTTCACCAGCCCGGGGCCCAAGTACTCGCTGCCTGGGACAACAG GCTGCCAGGATCACTGCATCACCAAAGCCAAAGCCCCCGCTTACACAATGCGGGGGGCCAAAGCTCCTGCcccgcagagctgctccccgGGCCCTGCCTACTACATCCCAGCCTCCATCACCAGGAACGGGAAGTACGtggccccagcacagcacatctGCGGGCGGCCCAAGGAGAAGACCGAGGTCACCCCTGGGCCAG GTGACTACTCCACTGAGGAGAGTTGCAAACACCTCTACAAACGTGCGCCGGCGCAGTCCATGTCCTTCCGGCACAAGGCCAAAACCCAGCAGGGCCCAG GTCCTGCCGCCTACAccctgcccaggcagctggggccccacacagcctgcagccctgccagcccctgctacTCCCTGCGAGGGAAGAGTGAGCGCGGCAGCTTTGCTGAGGACCTCTCCAAG ACACCAGGGCCTGCTGCATTCCCCAAGGTGCAGCTGGACACCTACAAAACGAGGGCTCCCGCGTACACCATGGGCACCAAAACCGCACCAGGAGGCCAAGGAAGGAGCCCGGGACCGGCCGACTACAGCCTGGGCAAG gTGACGCTGATCAAGTCCCAGGCACCTGCTCCCACTTTTGGCATCCGACACTCCCCCTACACACTCCCTCTACTGCTTTAG